The DNA sequence ggCCACATTATATCAGTCTGATGTGAACATTGAAGAATGACTGAAGATGTTACTTGAGGTAACTCAGTCTTGAAAATGTCACCAATAATACAGTATCTTAGCATTAGTCATGGCGACTTCAATAACATTACAGACAGTTATGGTTGGCAGGTGATTATGAGCAGTTTGATCCAGAGGCACCGTCTTCATCATCAGGTGGACAGGCGACAAAATCAGCCAACATGGAGGCCATGGCATCATCATCCAGCtaagggacagacagagggacaactGCTCAAATATGCACCATGTGGGGAGTGAGATTTACAATTgacttttttgtgtttcttaaaatacTTGAACAGCTGGGAATTTTTACCTTTTTCTTCTCAGTGCTGTGTCCTGCCTCTTCCGCCCTGtgcacttcctctctcttcctcttcagtcCTTTGACTTcttctccatcactctctccccctcctcttcctccctttgtcTCCTGCAGCTCAGTTTCCACTTTGTTGTCTCTGTTCTCATTTGTCTCCTCTTGCTCTTTAGTATTCAGAGCTATTGCGGTTTCAGGCTCTgcagctgccgtttctccttcTTCGGCAGATATTGGTTGATCCTGCCGATGACTACATGGCTGGTTATCACTCACACTGGCTTCCTGTGCCGTTTCAGCCCACGACTCCTGTTGAGAAGAAGATTCTCAGTTTCATGGTAACAACACAagagaaatattcaaccccccaaagattttaaggatttatcaattaaagttGACAGAATCTTGCTCAAAGAGCAAGATTCTGCTTTGGATGACCTCTTTATGAGTTGAGTGATACAGCAAATCAACACGGTAAATGCATGATGTAGTACTTGTGTGTAGCAGGACATTTTGTTAAGATAGCcatgtcacaattattcaacccctatataatattgttgtttttagagCTGTCGgacagttttttttgtcctcaATTGGGgttgaaacataattaagccTTTGGGAACTCTAGAATGATCCTTCATTTGCTTCAGCTGTGAGAACCCCACCCATGAAGGTATTCAAGGTGAGTTGCAAtcatgggaaagacaaaggagcttgcacaaaagctgagagaggaaatTATTTCATCACACCTGAAAGGCCTTGGGTAGAAGATTTCCCCCAAAAATTATATTCCAAGAGACACCATTGGGAGCATTATAAGGAAGTTTAAAACTTATGGAGTAGCTGCAAACCTGCCTGGCCGTGGAAGAAAGTccaacatttcatcaagggCCCTCGGCAACTTAGTAAACAACTCAGATAAACCCCTGTGTGACTGCAAGACACCTACAGGATGCCCTGATGAAGGCTGGTACAAGTGCTTCAGTGGCAACTATAAGACGCGCACTGAATAAAAAAGGACTTCATGGCCGGACTCCAAGACGCACTCAGCTCTTGACCAGAAGGAATATCAAAAGTCGACTAGAATATGCCAGGAGAAATTTGGATAAGACTACTGAGTTTTGGGTGACAGTTCTCtggactgatgaaaccaaactggaactATTTGGACATACAGACCAGCGGTATGTCTGGCGTGCAAAAGGACATGCTTATGACCAGGAGAATACCATCCCCAAAGACAAGCATGGAGTTTGGTCAAACCTGATGTGgggctgtttttctgcagcaggaactaGCAATCTTGATCGTGTACCTGGCACCATGGATTCACAGAAATAACAGGCCATTTTAAAGAGGAATGTGATGCcttctgttgacaaattaaaccttGGTGATCATTGGACTTTCCAGAAAGAcaatgaaagacaaactccaagTCAACCAAagcttggttgagaaaaagatcctggatgTCCTGGAGTGGCTTTCTCAGTCACCAGATTTAAATCCgattgaaaatctttggtgGGATTTAAAGAAGGCAGTTGCAGCACGGAAGCCATGAAACATCACTGAGCTACAGGCTTTTGCACGTGAAAAATGGGCAAAGATTCCAATCGAGAGGTGTAGGAAGCTTGTCCGGACTTACCGAAAACAtttgttagaagttataaaagctAGAGTATGCCCCACAAAGTACTGAAGGTGGGGGTTGAATAatactgcacatgcacatgtgttgAAAGAGTTACATTTGTCATTTGAACTTCAAAGTTGAGTCAacttctgttgtcaaaataactaaaatacgCATCAAtaaatattagggctgtcagtttaacgcgttattaacggcgtcaatttttttaacgcgagattatcgcagagctgcagcttcagtatctgtgttcgcctccagtctgacctgctctcgctttttgttttaatatttcgccaactaaaatatatattttaaagctatagTAGCGTTCCTGtttacacaggacacggaacttcttcgtggtttagtaacttgtattttcctctacacgaacatgtgcacctctctcttactccgtcactcgcacacatcaacaacacttcacttcctcattgatcccgatccccaaacaaccccatcctattggtccaaacagtcacatgtcccaccccgaccccttcactgaccctcagggtatcagaacgctccttcaacacagtgttttactgaacatacgtcaaaaccaaacataaacataaacccagtctgttacactattaggctgcagctatatgtttttatttattacaaaatagggtacttcttatttcatacattttccacaaatatggggagaactcaaatagccctacaaagttctgtgtttaatttatttcaaagtaggctgacacttgcctgtgtattttgtttgtttgttattttgttgcttgtctgtttgagtagctggctgaaagcaaagaagtagtaggcttaccttttattggtaaccaaactgttacggttcattgtttctgaaataagaggcctgactgctatgttaatgcagcacaaaacaaaatgtaaacaaaggctcaaatattaaagtgcaaaactgtaggtttaaactagcaactccaacgtgataaaaataaataaaaaagagggcttataagttaagtcagcagtgcaactcaaaaagatatcaaagtatctatttaaccccttttcaaaataaaaaagttaggtgtgcatattagtgcaacatgtttagagtataagaaacaatggtgtccagctcaaaatccgactcaaccccccccccgcgggtgccttctagcagccctaccaccaggcttagcaagttttctgggggaaaccctgtgaGGGGGTTAAATATTTCTGATTACAACTGTAGGACCCTGTTAAATACAAAGATATTTTAAGGCCAAGAGTAAGGTAACTGACCGAGGAACTGCCGTGTTGAGTACATGTCTGAGAGTTTGACCAACCAGATATCTGGACATTTAATTGAGGTTTAATGAGGTGCGATTTGTTGGTCGCAGAATACTCAGCAGATTATGCTTAAAAAACAATGGCCTAGAATAGATCATATTAAATTACATATCTAGCTCGAAATTTGTTTGTACGCTGCAAACAATTTATGTAACATATTGATTAATCTGGGAAAACTTCACAATATCGCCAACGTCATTTGGACTACTCATATTTTCACTGTGACTGGTAAAAAAATTTTTATACAGTATGAGATCAACGAAATTATCAACATCATTCTGACTTAATTCGGTAACTactcaaaacctttttttaagaTCTGTAATAACATAGAAAAATtcaatattgttttcatttgtgtgtgtggtttctcaTTATAGATATCTACAATTCAGTtgaattaaaatattatattaacttTAATTCTAACGAGTCATAATTCAACATCATAATATCTACACCATTCTGACAAGttcaaacttaatttaaagTATCTCAAATTCAGTTGAATTTAAGATATCTGATTATGACTAGTCAGAATTAGATTGTAGATATCTGAATCTGGAATTATCCTAATTCAGTTGCAGATGTCTTTAGAAACAGCATTGtacaagaagatgaagttggAATGGGTAAAATGTagctaaaaaaataaacagttgaACCAATATCAAAATAAtagttagttgcagccctatatTATATTACAAAAGAGTACAAATATATTATCCATGCTGGCAAAGATTTGCTGATTGTATGAATGCGTTGGTCaatgtttttacagtaaaatTGTCCATTATGGCATGAGTATATCTAACAATAACTTGTTCTGTCATGTGCAACCCTAATCTTTTTAAGTGCACTTGGgagcaaatacaaaaataaactatatttataGCTTTAGAATACAACAGGTACAACACTTTGGGTCAATTTCTACTGTATATGTCAGAATACAAATGTTTAATGAGGTAGGTAAACAAGTCCaatactaaataaaaaaaataaggagaATACCAATACAAATCTTAACtaaagacatttttattaaCGTGTAAAATGAATGTCAATGTATCTTCAATGCGTACAGTTTTTACTGAGTTTGCCTGCATCATCCTCAGTGTACACGTGACTATACTACTACATATTGTGAATGTATTGCTCCTATGTGTCTGGATGGTTATGTTCAGCATCTGACAAAAGATTCATCATTCCCAGATGAGAATCTACATCTTTCATAAAGATACTCATTAGAGTAGGCGAAAGGATTTTGATGGTCACTGACGTCCTTTGCCCTGGTCAGAGACCGTCTAACAATCCACGCACTGAGCTCCACGGGATCCTCTAAGAACGGTGATGTCAGTTGAGTGGTTAGTGGATGGAGCTTTTAAACGGGTTGATCCTTCATCTCGAATTAAACCTGCTCCAGGGCAGGTTATCCATTCAGCTTAAGTTACCATGGGGATGGTCCGGTTaaatttagaaaagaaaaaaattctcctcctcatctacAAATACCTAATTTGGAACCAACATACCTAAAAGCGCTCATAGTACCATATCACCCCACTGCACTCGctgaattcaggcttacttgatGTCCCTAAAGTCTAAAGTAGAAAAGGAGCTCCTCTCCACGGGAAGCGTATTCCAGGTTCAATTCGGGAGGCAGACATCTTCTTTGTACAGGACAGTTCTGCCATTCACTTATTCGTACACACATTGAGAGTGCACATCAATATGCAACACTTTCACTTGTCCCACATCAATCACACACTGTCgacacagccatcaggggccaCTTTGGGATCAGTGTCTTGCcctcttgcccaaggacacttcgacaCACAACAAGGGGGGACAGTGGTCAAATTGACGACCCACTTCAATTAAATCACAAGTGCCATTATACTTGTCCACCAATTTTTTTTGTGCACCTCATCAATATTTTGAGATTGTTTCTGTTTATCTCTGCAATGCAAAATACAcatagtatatatattatataaaaatatcaatGTATGTCGAGGGAAGTACACAACTCTTGTAGTGCTGAAAAATAGTGCAGTTGTCATGTTTCTTGCGCAAGGCGTGCACAGAGATGACAGGTTTGACTAATCAATTCTTAATTGTCaacatgctgaaataaaaaattcacCATCAGGGAGCAAGTTCACATACAAAACAAGTGGTATGGTTGTAGTGTCATACACTGCCCATGTGTGTTGCCTTTGAGTTTAGATCTACAACAActgctttatttcttttctcgAAATCTTGCAGCCTGTGTTAAGTACTTAAACACTGATGTGACGTCATCCGTATCCATCagaggtaaaaaataaaaaaatgtgttaagtACCTGTTGATTCTGATTGGTTGTGCACTCTTCTGAGGGGATTGTTGGCTCAATCTCACTGGCTCCTTTCTCCCACAAGCTTGCCTCTTGCTGCAtcacacctcctccagctcccccttccttctcctctgtctcctccctcttctccagtGGTCCTCCGGTGACACAAAGTATCTGTGGCATGGTAGGGTCATCCATCCTTTCgctttcttcatcttcaccagCCCGCGCCTCTTCCAGGACTCCAATGCTCTCCACCTCCTGGACCTTCATCCTGTTCTCTCCGAATAGCACTCTGTTGGTCTGAATCTCTTCTATCCCACCTTCATCATCTCCTTCCACACTGAATCCAGCAATCCCTCCTTCATCCACTGCTGCTTGGAGCAGCTTCCCCTCCTCCATCCCCatctctcctgctccttctaATGGAGGTATGtctccatcctcttcctcatcctcttccagCTCTTCTCCCTCTTGTGCATCAtaatcctcatcctcctcatacTCCTCTCCATCATATAACTCCTCCTCAAAATcactcacctcttcctcctcatcctcctcctccatcccttcctcttcctcctcttcgtcatcctcaatgtcttcctcttcctcctcctcctcatctgtgCTGTTTATGTTGATGACGGCTGAATCTTCACTCAGTGCAGTGGGAGGTTGATGCTGGTGAAGATGCCTACCCTGTGGATTCAGCTGATTCTGAAGCTGGTGGAGCTGCAGTGGTAGACCCTGGGCACTGGGCTGGCCTGTCGTGGGGGGCAGCATTAGCATCTGCTGGAGCTGGGGTCGACCAGGCATCGAGTCCCCCAGACTGCCCGGTGGAACTGTGAGAGTGCTAGAGTTAAGAGgtggaaccagagaaaccactgagctgctggaaggagggaaggagttAATGGGGGCTGTGGAGGTGGTGAGTAGAGGGGAGGAGTTAGGGAGATTGTTGGAAAGCGAGATGTCATCTACTGTGGTTGGTGCTGCTATGGTGGGAACCATGGTCACACATTCTCCTCCTGGTAATGTGACTGTGGAGCCTCCTGGTGCAGCAGAAACCGCATTCTGGGAGTTTGCTGAGACGGCTGTGTCTTCCTGCTGGTTTTCCATGTTAAGCATCCCTGGAGGAACAATGACAACACTGTCATCTGAGTCACTGGCCAAAGAGATCTCCACATcatctgtttcttctttttcataacGGACAAACACAGGTCTCTGCCCTTCTGGGGGCCCAAGTCCAGCCTGGTCTGACAGGTGGTGTGCATGTGGGGATAGGATCATGTCTCCTGGATTAGGGGCCTGGCCTGACAGCCCCGGAACCAGAGAGAGGTGGTTCTCAAGCGAGCCCAGGCCAAGGCTGAGGGAGTGGCGAGAAGCAAAAGTGGGACCAGGGGCGGTTCCTCCTAAAAGGGTTGGCAAAGTAAGTCCAGGGGTAGGTCCTTGAGAGGATGAAAGGACTGGTGCGCTGGGTGTGGGTTTCAACGTGAGAGGTGGTAAGGGGAGGGCGATGGAGGGATTACGGGGATGGAGCAGAGAGTTACAGATGGTCAAGGCCTCAGTACAGAATGTAGAGATCTGAGAGGGGACGGAGGGCACATGAGCAAATTAAGtcattaaaaactgaaatgactTGACAATAAATTAGTACATGACATTATTGTGTTCTTTGAAAGTTGTGTTCAAGTAAATATCTATCTCAATAATTTGTAGTCAGTTCAACCTATGGTTATCAGATTCACCAATGAATCTGAAAGCTGACTTCATACTACACTACTGACTGGTGATAGGGGGACACACACTACATGATCTTTCACCAGGAGAACCCATGATTGGTCGGCAAACTGTTTAATCATGAAAACACAAGTTAGTAGAGACACTAAAAAGCTCTAAAGCTGGTTGCCACCCGCGGTTGTATGATGAAACGGAAGCAAAGCTGAGACCTAGAGGCTGGACCGTGTACAAAGAgggattttaatttgaaacacaaacaggatgtgGTCCTGCGACTCCACCAATAAAATGCTGTCATTCATCAGTCATGGACTTTTCCTTGTGGTGGTCATTGTAGAGGCACAGCAATATTCACCAAACTTGAGGCTAACATGTCCTAAATTAACAGTACAAGTTATGTGTGGCTTTTCATACAGATATGAAGAAAAGGATTTAAATATCTAGTATAAACTGTTGCTCTGCAGGATTATACAGTTTCTCAGTAAATTGAATTACTTGACTAATAACTATTTTTAATTACTAGATTAAAAAAAGCAGTGTGCACTGTGCAGTTTTCAAGAGTGTGTCATTGTTAAACATATGCACTTTTTGCAATATTGTAAAAAGAATAAtgtaagtttaatttaaaatacaattttcaaACAGTTTCAACATAATataaaatactttgaaataacaTCTACTCTTTCTGCctcgacattcatattcgactcaaAACAGAGTAtttaacatcatgttttaaGCTTAAATGTCCGCAGATATCCTCCGACAAGGTGCATTCAGGGACTGTCAGAATCGCTAGCTTAGCCACCTCTGGTGGATTTTTATACTTAAAAcctggtgtaaatgaccttgttttgaGTTGAATATTAATGTTGGGGCTTCCGGACACTTGGACCACAAGAGcaatatggaggcatgttagtttttttctgttgttttattaagtcTGAAGATAGGTCTTATCAGCTATACTGTTTACCCctaaaactccaaaagtgttttttggactTACACACTTCACGGACACGTCCGTCCGtccacttgtgtgtgtctgtcttttagCTGATAAATGTGTAAGTACataataacaaatttaaaaaaattaaagtgTATGGGCAGTTTGGGAAATTTCATCATgtggtgcaaaaaaaaaaaaaaaaaatcggggGAAACTGAAACTCTAGGAGAACAGCAGGAAAATCGAAAGTATgagatgcatatttgatcatttatataatatatataatttatatcgtttaaaatcaatTCAGTATTTTTTCAGGCCCGATTCGCTAGCGGCTAACGGGAAGAAATAGA is a window from the Limanda limanda chromosome 22, fLimLim1.1, whole genome shotgun sequence genome containing:
- the pelp1 gene encoding proline-, glutamic acid- and leucine-rich protein 1; protein product: MATSTWQHGSSAMRLTEGLVSVLKEHRPEYLPALLASYREHGVFPTQGASAVGGLVGFSNAKLGSSKTRFEGLCLLSILVKDSSSSLFEQHCLSWLRSLQQVIQSQAPVQTIQLAVNILKDLLHYSSQLAELAREVGLNSILGILTSLLGLKTECELSAMEGMTACMTYYPRACGSLRDKLGAYFLSKMDSTNKKTKVMGCQCYGRLPCLGGLLDRGMGAGRADGWTNQIHCLLASANGLLAQIYQGSEMDGTAQYEGSGVELAFPHFDQSDPLLLLQLQNRYTALCMALKYTLRVDPASAVRLPVRPILNLVCRALAVSSKSINLTGDGSVRMLVLPIIHTNTLEVLSALITVVRSGMVQYTVVLQRLFSQTLSSWAPLHEANLGQQKAYSSVRVSVYRTLELWIQVAGASASILQGSPGHSELLFSHLLSDITPGVDSVKLRAGLSADVVPGGKPGPRRTKPLVIADAGGSSLQRKGDLLANQDTCLSALRALRQIILTSGTLLKDDIHKRLHDVVLPLCVRLQQQQSCSNTACDSAVGVSGQYSSALTRRELYRLLLALVLVPSPCWPPPLTCAVSILSKGLTDRNLKISTFCTEALTICNSLLHPRNPSIALPLPPLTLKPTPSAPVLSSSQGPTPGLTLPTLLGGTAPGPTFASRHSLSLGLGSLENHLSLVPGLSGQAPNPGDMILSPHAHHLSDQAGLGPPEGQRPVFVRYEKEETDDVEISLASDSDDSVVIVPPGMLNMENQQEDTAVSANSQNAVSAAPGGSTVTLPGGECVTMVPTIAAPTTVDDISLSNNLPNSSPLLTTSTAPINSFPPSSSSVVSLVPPLNSSTLTVPPGSLGDSMPGRPQLQQMLMLPPTTGQPSAQGLPLQLHQLQNQLNPQGRHLHQHQPPTALSEDSAVININSTDEEEEEEEDIEDDEEEEEEGMEEEDEEEEVSDFEEELYDGEEYEEDEDYDAQEGEELEEDEEEDGDIPPLEGAGEMGMEEGKLLQAAVDEGGIAGFSVEGDDEGGIEEIQTNRVLFGENRMKVQEVESIGVLEEARAGEDEESERMDDPTMPQILCVTGGPLEKREETEEKEGGAGGGVMQQEASLWEKGASEIEPTIPSEECTTNQNQQESWAETAQEASVSDNQPCSHRQDQPISAEEGETAAAEPETAIALNTKEQEETNENRDNKVETELQETKGGRGGGESDGEEVKGLKRKREEVHRAEEAGHSTEKKKLDDDAMASMLADFVACPPDDEDGASGSNCS